CTCGATCACGAACGACGCCGTGCACTCGTAGCCGGCGAACTTGCGCTCGCCGCCGTAGACGTAGGAGGACTCCAGGTTCAGCCGGGACGTGGACACGTGCCGGTCCGGCACGCCGTGGCCACGAAGGACCTCCCGGACCTGGTTGACGCCGCGCCGGGTGACCTCGAACGCCTCGCCGGCCTGCTGCCGGATCTCCTTGATCGCTACCCGGAGTCGCGCCACATCAGGGGCGGCGTCGATGCTCGCCGCGCCGAAGACGGATATGCCCCAGGGAGTCTCTACGGACTGGTCGATTCTCATGCGGCTCATCCAAGCAGCAGAGGGACCTCACGCACGGGCTTTCACGGACAGTGGATCACTGCTCGTCGTCCCCGCCGTCGGACGCCTCCGAACGCAGCAGCGGGTGGATCACGCCGGGGAAGACCCGGGCCAGCACGACCTCCTCGGCCGACCCGCCCCGGACGACGGTCTCGGCGACGCCCCAGGGCCGCCCGGCCAGGTGGATGGTCAGGGTGTACGAGGAGGAGCAGCCGGTGCACTCGTAGCGGTCGGCCCAGGTCTCGACCTCGGTGGTGGAGCCCGGGTAGCGCTTCACGTGCCGGTGGCGGGCGTGGCAGTGGTCGCAGGTCTCGCCCGGCTCGCAGGTCCCGCCGCACGGGCACGGGACGTCGAAGCTGTCGGCGGGCTTCCAGCGCTGCACGAGGACGGCCTCGCGGGTCGCGCCCATGTCCTTCATGGCCTTGAGGTTGCGGGCGGCGACGTTGTACGACTCGCCGGTGGCGGCCATCCGGTCGCGGATGACGTCCTTGCGTCCACGGTTGGTCGTCATGTTGCTCCTCCTGGGTTCACGCAGCCCGCCAGGAGGCCCATGAGTCGATCAGTCCGTACCTCTTTACGTTACCCGCCCGGCACCGGCGCACGGACCGGGCGGGCGTCCGTTCGCCCGGGCGGACATCTCGGGACAGGTGATGCGCGTGCGGGCGATATGGGGTCTTCTGGGCTACATGCCCTCCACGAACGAGCTCGACTACGCGGACAGGTCCGACTTCGACGACGCCGACCGGGGCTTCCTCGCCGCCCTCTCCCCGGCGGTGATCCGGACGGAGGACGGCCGGGTGATCTGGGACGGGGAGGCCTACGCCTTCCTGGACGAGGACTGCCCGCCCAGCGCGCACCCGAGCCTGTGGCGGCAGAGCCGGCTGTGCGCCAAGCAGGGCCTGTACGAGGTGACGGCGGGCATCTACCAGGTCCGCAACCTCGACCTTTCGAACATGACGCTGGTCGAGGGCGACACCGGTGTCATCGTCATCGACCCGCTGATCTCCGCGGAGACCGCGGCCGCCGCCCTCGCGCTCTACCGCGAGCACCGCGGCGACCGCCCGGTCACGGGACTGATCTACACCCACTCCCACGGCGACCACTTCGGCGGCTCCCGCGGGGTGCTGCCGCACGGCCACGCCCCCGTACCGGTGATCGCCCCCGCCGGGTTCCTGGAACACGCCGTGGCGGAGAACGTGTACGCGGGCGGCGCGATGACCCGCCGCGCGGTCTACATGTACGGCGCCGAGCTGAGGAAGGGCCCCACCGGGCAGATCGGCGCCGGGCTCGGCATGACGACGTCCACGGGCACGATCACCCTCGTCCCGCCGACGCTGGACATCACCCGCACCGGCCAGGAGGAGACCGTCGACGGGGTGCGGATCGTCTTCCAGATGACGCCGGACACCGAGGCGCCCTCGGAGATGAACTTCTTCTTCCCCGACCGGCGCGCCCTGTGCATGGCGGAGAACGCGACGCACAACATGCACAACATCCTGACCCTGCGCGGGGCCGTGGTCCGCGACACCCGCATCTGGGCGCACTACCTGGACGAGGCGATCGCCCTGTTCGGCGAAGAGTCCGAGGTCGCGTTCGCCTCGCACCACTGGCCCACCTGGGGCCGGGACCGCATCGTCGACCACCTGGCGGGCCAGCGCGACATGTGGGCGTACCTCCATGACCAGACCCTGCGCATGATCAACCAGGGGCTGACCGGACCGGAGATCGCCGAGCGGATCGAGCTTCCGCCGGCGATCGCGAACCGGTGGGCGAACCGCGGCTACTACGGGTCCGTCAGCCACAACGCCAAGGCCGTCTACCAGCGCTACATGGGCTGGTTCGACGGCAACCCGGCCCACCTGTGGGAGCACCCGCCGGTCGAGCAGGCCAAGCGGTTCGCCGCCGACTACGGCGGTGTCCCGGCGCTGGTCGCCAAGGGCGAGGGGTACGCGGCCTCGGGGGATCTGCGGTTCGCCGCGACGCTGCTGGGACACGCGGTCTTCGCGGCGCCCGGCGACTCGCTCGCCAAGCAGGCGCTGGCGTCGGTGTACGAGAAACTGGGCTTCGGCGCGGAGAACGCCACCTGGCGCAACTTCTACCTGATGGGCGCCCAGGAACTGCGCGGCAGCATCGCGCACACCTCGCTGGAGACGACCAACCCCGAGATGGCGATGGCCCTGACCGTCGACATGCTCATCGACTCGCTCGCCGTCCGCCTCGACGGCCCCCGGGCGTGGGACGAGAAGCTCACCATGACCTGGAACGTCACCGACGAGGGCCGCGCCTGGCACCTCCTGCTGTCCAACGGGGCCCTCACCCACCGCAGCACCGACGCCGAGCCCGGGGCGGACGGGCCCGTACCGGCCGCCGACCTCACCTTGACCCTGACCAAACCGCAACTGCTCGGGGTCCTCGCGGGCAACGGACTCGACGGCGTGGGCGTCCAGGGCGACCCGCGGGTCTTCGCGACGCTGACGGGCCTGCTCGACACCCCCGACCCCGACTTCCCCATCGTCACGCCCTGACCCGTCCGTTGCGGGGCAGGAGGTTGGTGACGCTCGGCGAGGCGTCTCGGGCTTTGAAACAGGCGTTATGGATTCTGTCATCCAAAACGTGCTAGGTTCGCCTCATGGCCAGGCCACGCACGTTCGACGAGAGCGCAGTGCTTGACGCCGCGGCGCGTGAGTTCCGCGTGCACGGCTTCGCCGAGACCTCGACCGAGCAGCTCTGCGAGGCGGCGGGCGTGCGCCGCAGCAGTCTGTACAACGCGTTCACCTCCAAGGACGAGTTGTTTGTGCGGGCTCTGCAGCGCTACGTCGCGACGACCGGAGCGCGCCAATCGATGATCCTCGCCGACGAGGAACTGACGGGCGCGGAGAGGTTGCGCACCCTCGTCGACGTCGTAGTGGACGAGGAGCTGCAGGCGGCGAACCGCGGCCACGCGGCCGGCTGCATGGTCGTACAGAGCCTCATGAACCCCGACCTGCGCGAGCGGGACGAGCGCGTGGCCCGGATCCTCGACCGCGACCTACGCGCGAGGCTCTCCCTTCTGTCCGGAGCGATCCGGGCCGGCCAGGCCGACGGGTCGATTGCCGGGGGCGTAAATCCCGATGACGGGGCGGTGCTCACCAGTACCGTCATCTCGGGCCTGCGCGTGACCGCACAGACCGGCGTCGACGTCGGTACGCTCCGCCGGATCGCCCTGGCTGGATTGAGCTCCCTTCTGCGCTGACAGCGCCGCTGCCCGGCGGCGCTTCTTCATGCCCGCATTTTGGATAACAGAGTACAGAAAGGCTCTCTCGTGAACACAGCGACAGCTCCAGCCGTGAAGAAGGCCGTCCCGCCCGCGGTGTACGTCCTCGCCGCCGGGGTGTTCGCGATGGTGACCAGCGAGTTCACCGTCGCAGGCCTCATGCCCCAGCTCGCGGAAGGCCTCGGTACCGGGATCCCGCAGATCGGCTACCTCGTGACGATCTTCGCCGTCGCAATGGCCGTCGGAGGCCCACTGCTCACCTATGCCCTGCTCAAGGTTCCGCCGAAGAGCGCGCTCATGGCCATCTTCGCGGTCTTCCTCGTCGGCAACGTCATCGCAGCGCTCGCGACCGGGTATCCGATGATGGTCCTCGCCCGGATCATCAGCGGGGCCGCCGCGCAGGCGTTCTTCGGTATCGCGGTCTCGATGGGCGTCCAATTGGTCGACGAGCGGGTGCGTGGACGCGCGGTCGCTGTCGTCATGAACGGGCTGATGCTCGGGACTCTGCTCGGCCTGCCGCTCGCGATCTTCGTCGGTGGCCGGTTCGGCTGGCAGACCGCGTTCTGGACGATCTCAGCGATCACCCTGGTCGCCGCCATCCTGACGCTGGCCTTCGTGTCGAACCCCGCCGCACCGGCCGGCGGCGGTGTTGAGCCTGCCGCATCGACCCGTTCGGATGTGGCTGTGCTGCGAAAGCCCCAGTTCTTGCTCGCCCTCGCCTCCAGCACGCTCATCATCGGAGCGACGTTCTCGGTATTCAGCTTCCTCACCCCGATCCTCACCGAAGTCACCGGCTTCTCGGACAGCCTCGTGCCCGTTCTCGTGCTCGTCTACGGAGCGGCGACCCTGGTGGGGAATCTCGTCGTCGGCCGCCTGGCCGACAAGCACACGATCTCCACGCTCCTGTTCGGCACCGCGCTGAACGCCCTCTTCCTCACCGGCTTCGCGCTCTTCACCGACATTCCGTCACTGGCGCTGGTGTTCATGCTCGGCATCGGCCTGGTCGGCGTCACCATGAACCCCGCCATGGCTGTCCGCATCCAGCGTGCAGGAAGCACCGCACCACTGGTGAACACGATCCACGGCTCGTTCATCACCCTCGGCGTCATCATCGGGTCGGCCGTCGGCTCCGCGCTCATTCCGCTGCACGGCTTGCGAGCACCGGTCGTCCTCGGGGTCGGCCTGGCAGTCCTGGCAATCGCCGCCATCCTGCCCGCCCTGGCCAGCCCGTACTTGCGACGCGGTGCACCCGATGACGCGTCAGAAGCGGAATCGGACCGGTCCGTCCTGTCTGCCTTGACCTCAGACATCTGAAGACGCTACGCGCACACGATCCGGACCTCGTTCTCCTGGACGGCAGGCTCGCGGCGTTCCCAGCCCGAGCCAAGGTCTGGTTCGCCGCCCATGGCATCACCCACATCCACCGTGTGGTCACCGACAACGGTGCGTGCTACCGCTCCGGAGACTTCGCCCGGATCGTGGGCAAGCAGTCCCGGCATCGGAGGACCAAGCCCCACACACCTCGACACAACGGCAAGGTGGAGCGCCATCTGCGGATCCTGGCCGAAGAACTGCTCTACGCCCGCGACTTCATCAGCGAGGATGGGCGCTCAGCTGCAATCACGGTCTGGACCATCCACTGCAACTCCCACCGACCACACTCGGGCGCGGGCGGACATACACCAGCATCCGGCTGCGGGAAGACGTCACCAACGTCCGCCCCTCATACACCTAGACCTCGCCGTCCTGGGCCAGCTCCTGCCAGCGAATGCCGCGCAGCGCGAGGTCCGCGTCCTCGCCCGACGGGACGTCCAAGCCGGTCTGGAACCAGACCACCGTGAGAGTGGAACGCTGCAGCCCCGAGTCCAGCTCGGGGGCGACCGGTGTCGAGCGGAAGAAGCCGATGCAGGCGACGGAAGGCAGCACCTCGACGGGACCGAAGCCGCCGGGAGCCTCGTCCGGGTACTCGCGAGGCGGCGGAACCAGATGGACCGGCGTGGACGGAAACGCGTGTTCAGCCTGCTGCTGGAGGCTGCTGACCTTCATGTCATTGAGGAGCTTGCACGGGTAGCCCTCCAGGAAGCCTCCGTAGGTCGAAGACATCCGCAGCTCGGTGAGCTCGATGGAACGGCCTGATGAGAGGGCTATGTGGCTGAGCGTCATGCGGGCACCCTAGCCGCGCGCTTCACGTCCGATACACGGCCTGGCCCTTCAGGGGGCGGCTCAGTCCTGGGAGGCGTACGCGAGGAAGTGGCTCCAGGTGGTCGGTGTCAGGGCGAGCTGTGGGCTCTCATCGAGCTTGGAGTCTCGGACGTGGACGGTGGAGGGGCAGGTGGCGACCTCGACGCAGGAGTCGCCTTCGGCGCTGCTGTAGCTCGACTTGTGCCACTCCAGGCCGACCTCGACGCAGGAGTCGCCGTCGCCGCCGCTGTAGCTGCTCTTGAACCAGGCCAGGGGTGTGGTGCTCATCTCGCTCCTCGCATCCGCCGCATCAGGCTCTGGGAGTCGTCCACCGAGAGAGCCTGTGAACGCATCCTGGCACACCGCATCTGGACGACGCTGACCACTTTGGGGGCGGAGACGACCTGCCCGTACATCTGCCCTTCCACGTAGCCGAACCACTGGTGCTCCGGCATCTCCAGCAGTTGCATGGGCCCGTCGATGGCCACGTGGTGGTGCCGTACCAAAGGCATGATCTGGACCTCCACATTGCGCAGCTCGGACAGACGGAGGATGTGGCCTAGCAGCTCCCTCGTAACCTCTTCGCCGCCCAACCCGCCGAGGACGACGACGCCTTCGCCGACACCGGTGTCCTGCTGCGCCTGGCCGAGGAGGTCGACGGACTGCGCGGTCCCGACTTCGACCGCAAGGTGACCGAGGGCTTCTACCTGCCTGGGCCCGCCGTGTCCCGTCGGCTTCGAGACCAGTGGGGTCACCGGCACGCCCACCGTGGTCTTCGACGGCCGCCCCGTCACCGTCACCAACCCCCTGGGTTACGCGGTGACGACCCCCGAGGCGTTCCTCGCCGAGCTGAACCTGGACTGACGGCGCCCGCCGGGTTCTCCCGGGGCCCGCACACGGCTTCCCGCGTTTGCCGCGTTCTTCCGTGGGACAGGACTGTCCTGCGTCATGTGTGTGACGTCCGGCCGCAGCCATACCCAGGGCGGATATGGGTGAGTGAGCCGCTGCTTCGCGCGGCTCCGGTGCCTCGCTGGTTCACCGGTCCATCCCTGGAGAGGATCCCCGTATGAGCAGGCGATACAGAACGCGCATAGGGTTCAGCGCGGCTGTTGCGATGCTGATGGCGTCGCTCGCGTTACCGCAGGCGTCCGCGCAGGCAGCAGACTCAGGGAGCCGCTGTTCCGGGGGTTACGTGGCCCTGACCTTCGACGACGGCCCGACGGACCGCACGACCGCGTACCTGAAGGCGCTGCGGGACGCCGGACGGGTCAGGGCGACGTTCTTCGTGACCGGCACACTGGCCGACGGGCAGCGGGCCGGGACGCGGCGGATCGTCGCCGAGGGCCATCAGGTCGGGAACCACTCCTACACCCACCCCGATCTCGTACAGCTCGACGCGGCCACCGCGTTCGCCGAACTCCGCGACACCAGCCGTGTCGTCCGGACCCAGACGGGCCGTGCGCCCACGCTGTTCCGGCCGCCCTTCGGGAGCACCGACGCACGGACCCGGCGGGACGCGGCCCGCCTGGGGATGACGGAGGTGATCTGGACGGCCGACACCGTCGACTGGAGCGGTATCCCCACCGAGACGATCGTGGCGAACGCGCTCACCGTGAAGCCGGGCGGCATCATCCTGATGCACGACGGTCTGCCGACGACCCTCGCCGCCATCCCGAAGATCGTCCAGGGGCTCGCCGAGCGGGGCTTGTGCCCGGGGCGGATCGTGTACTCACCCACACCGGTCGAGGCGTGGCCGGGCCTGACCTTCCACGCCAAGGCAGCGCCCTGGCGCTGACGTCCGGGCGCCGACGAGACGCCGACCGGGGGCGGGCGCTGTGCGCTCCACGAGCCGTCCGGGGCTCAGCCCCGGGCGGCGTAGGCGAGGAAGTGGCTCCAGGTGGTCGGTGTCAGGGCGAGCTGCGGGCTCGCGTCGAGCTTGGAGTCGCGGACGTGGACGGTGGAGGGGCAGGTAGCGACCTCGACGCAGTCGCCCGAGGATCCGCTGCTGTAGCTCGACTTGTGCCACTCCAGGGCGACCTCGACGCATTCGTCACCGGATCCGCTGCTGTAGCTGCTTTTGAACCAGGCCAGGGGTGTGGTGCTCATCTCGCTCCTCGCATCCGCCGCATCAGGCTCTGGGAGTCGTCCAACGAGAGAGCCTGTGAACGCATACTGGCACACCGCATCTGGAGCGCGCTGATCACTTTGGGGGCGGAGACGAACTGCCCGTGTTCCTGCCCTTCCTGATAGCCGTACCACTGGTGATCAGGGGTCTCCAGCAGTCGCATCGGCCCATGCAGCCCCGCATGGTGATGGCGTACGAGCGGCATGATCTGGACATCCACATTGCGTAGCTCGGACAGGTCGAGGATGTGGTCGAGCAGTTCCCTGGTGACTTCCTCGCCGCCCAAGTCCCGGAGGAGTAGATGCTCTTCGAGGATGAAGCTGAACGCGGTGTTCGGTCGCTCGCGCAGCAGTTGCTGACGATCCAGCCGAGCCGCGAGCTGGGCCTCGACCTGCTCGTCGGCGAGCGGCGGCAACTGGTCGGTGAACAAGGTCCGCGCGTACGTGGCCGTCTGCAACAGCCCCGGAATCAACCGGCACTCGTACGTGTACAGACTCAGCGCCGACAGCTCCAACTCCGCCCACTGCCGGAACCAGCTCGCCAGCCCCTTCCGCCGCGTCAGATGCTTTGCCGCGGCCAGAATCACGCCGAACGCGTCGAGCAGACTGTCCGCGCGCTCCGCGACGTCCGGAGGCGGGAGCCAGCGGCCCTGCTCGATGGAGGCGACGGTCTCGGGGGAGTACCCGACGAATGGCGCGAACTGTTCCTGTGTCAGCCGTGCCCGCCTGCGGAAGGTCTTGACCACCTCTCCGAACATCCTGAGGATGTACTGCGGCTCGGGTTCCCCGCCGCTGCGGCCACCGCCTCCGTTGCCGAACGTCCCGTACGTCGGGCTGTCGATGCTGTCCGTGCCGTCCGTCATGTACGGCCACCTCCCCGTGCGCCTGTCCTGGTTCGCGACCCGTCCATGCTCACGGAACGTGACCCGTACCGTCTACCCTTCGCGCCCGTACGCTGACTCAGCGTACGGGTTGCTGACCTGGTGGGGAGCGGTCGCGGCCCGGAATCTGGAGGCATGGAAGCGCCTACGACGACCCAACCTCCCGTAACCGTACGTGTGTTCAAGCGTCAATTCGACGCGGATCCACGCGGTGCCCGGCTCGCCCGCCGCGTCGGGCTCCACAAGCTGCACACCTGGGGCATCCCCTACCTGAGTGACGCCTCGGAGTCGGCGGCCCTGATCATCGGTGAGCTGACGGCCAACGCGGCGACCCACGGCCGCGTCCCCGGCCGCGACTTCGAACTGCGCCTGTCCTATCTCCCCGGGGACCCGCAGGTGCCCGGCCTGCTGCGGATCGAGGTGTCCGACACCCGGGGCGAGTGCCGGCCCCCGGGCCCCGGCGAGGTCGCCGCGCCGGAGGACGGCTCCGACATCGGGCGCGGGCTGCTGATCGTGGACGCCCTGGCCGACCGCTGGGCCGTTCTCGACCGCAACCCGGGCAAGACGGTCCGGGTGGAGCTGGACCTGCTGTACTGACCCCCGCCCGGGTTCAGCGCTGGATGCGAACGGATACCCGGACCGTGCCGGTCGTGCTTGCTCCACCCCCGATGGCACCGGCCACGGCCGCTGCGGTCTCGTGGCCGGTCAGGGAGAGGACGACCACCGCGACGACGGAGGTGAACCCCGTCAGGGCCGTGAGCCGGCCGAGAAGTCGTACGCGGCGCTGATTGGAGGCGGTGGAGGCGGTGGAGACGGTGGTGCGTGCGGTCATGGGATTCTTCTCCTCGTCATGGGCAACGGGCCTGATCCGAGTGGACCGCTCACGGTCCGGTCATGACCGATTCCCGGAAGTCCGGGGCGGCTTCCCGGACACCGCTGGACGTCGCTGGACACGCCTGGACCGCCTCGTGGACCATGGAGGCCGGCAGCGGAGGTGCAGGGGGAGCACATGGAGACGTGGCGTCAGTTCCGGTCCGATCTAGCGGAGTTGCTGGCGGCGGGAGGAGTCACCCGTCGCCAGATGCTGGAGGCCGCCGAATCCTCCGCGGCCGGGTCCCGCCGCGGTGCCGTCCCGGATTTCGCGGCGATCAAACGTTCCACTCTCTACGGCTATCTCAAGGAGAGCGACGACCCGGTCGGCAACGGCGACTGGCATGTCATCGAGAACGTCCTGCGATGCGTCGCCTCGCTGGCCGAGGCCAATGGGCAGCCCCTCGACATCGACCACCGGTCCTGGGAACGGGACTGGCAACGGCTGGTGGACCAGCGGCACACGAGGCGGTCGCCAGGTGAACCGCACAGCTGGATCGGCAGTTGGGACGGAGCCGCCGACGCCGTCCTCGCCCACTCCTCGGCACCGGAGTTCGCGGTCTGGCCGCAGGGTCGGAGCCGACTCGACCTGCTGTCCCGCGCGGTTGCCGCCCTCAGCTCCGCGTACGAGCCCCACCTGGCGAAGGCAGCCGCTCAACGGCTGGTCGACGCCGCAGGGGCGGAGTTGGGAGCGGCCGATCCGAAGACCCTGGCCGCCCGGCACGCGCTCGCCTTCTGGACGGGGGAGACCGGAGACGCAACGCGCGCGCTGGAACTCACCGAGCGTCTGCTGTCCGACTGCCGGGAACACCTGGGCTCCGCACACATCCTCACCCGCCTGGCCGCGCTCCGCGAGGCCCTGTGGAACTGCTATGCGGGCCACTGGCACGAGGCCAACCGGCGCTACATCGCGGTGGTGAGCGGCGAGGCCGGCCACCCGGACCGGGACCCCCGCATCTGGCTCCTCGCACGCTGGGGCATGGCGCGCACCGGAGGCCGTACGGGCAACTGGCGCCACGCGGAGGGTGAACTCGCGGACCTCCTGCCCTCGGTCGTGGAGACCTTCGGTGCGGACCACCCGGCGACCTTCAGCGCGGAAGCCGCCCATGCTTGGGCCGCCGGTCGGTCCGGACGCCCGGCGGAGGCCTGCTCCCTGCTGGAGAACCTGGCCACCAGGGCCGAAACCGCTCTGGGACCCAACCACCCCATCAGCCTGCGCATCCGCACGGCGTCGGCGCACTGGACCCACGCGGTCGGCTCGACGGCCGAGGCCCTGCGGATGGCGGCGTCCGCTCGCGAGGCGTGCGATTCGCTGTTGGGGACGGCGCACCCCATCAGCATCCAGGCGGCCGAGGCGGAGTCGCTCTGCCTCCTGGAGACCGATGCGGAGGCGGGCCGCGCCGGCCTTGCGGACGTGCTGTCCCGCATGCGGCAGCGTCTCGGTCCCGACCATCCCCAGACGCTCCAGGCGGCATCGAACCTCGCTGCCGCCCGTGCCACCGCCGACGGTTCTGGCGTCGACCCGGGAGAGTTCGAGAACATCTCCGAGCGCATGGGCGACGCCCTCGGAG
The nucleotide sequence above comes from Streptomyces sp. NBC_01116. Encoded proteins:
- a CDS encoding alkyl/aryl-sulfatase: MPSTNELDYADRSDFDDADRGFLAALSPAVIRTEDGRVIWDGEAYAFLDEDCPPSAHPSLWRQSRLCAKQGLYEVTAGIYQVRNLDLSNMTLVEGDTGVIVIDPLISAETAAAALALYREHRGDRPVTGLIYTHSHGDHFGGSRGVLPHGHAPVPVIAPAGFLEHAVAENVYAGGAMTRRAVYMYGAELRKGPTGQIGAGLGMTTSTGTITLVPPTLDITRTGQEETVDGVRIVFQMTPDTEAPSEMNFFFPDRRALCMAENATHNMHNILTLRGAVVRDTRIWAHYLDEAIALFGEESEVAFASHHWPTWGRDRIVDHLAGQRDMWAYLHDQTLRMINQGLTGPEIAERIELPPAIANRWANRGYYGSVSHNAKAVYQRYMGWFDGNPAHLWEHPPVEQAKRFAADYGGVPALVAKGEGYAASGDLRFAATLLGHAVFAAPGDSLAKQALASVYEKLGFGAENATWRNFYLMGAQELRGSIAHTSLETTNPEMAMALTVDMLIDSLAVRLDGPRAWDEKLTMTWNVTDEGRAWHLLLSNGALTHRSTDAEPGADGPVPAADLTLTLTKPQLLGVLAGNGLDGVGVQGDPRVFATLTGLLDTPDPDFPIVTP
- a CDS encoding TetR/AcrR family transcriptional regulator is translated as MARPRTFDESAVLDAAAREFRVHGFAETSTEQLCEAAGVRRSSLYNAFTSKDELFVRALQRYVATTGARQSMILADEELTGAERLRTLVDVVVDEELQAANRGHAAGCMVVQSLMNPDLRERDERVARILDRDLRARLSLLSGAIRAGQADGSIAGGVNPDDGAVLTSTVISGLRVTAQTGVDVGTLRRIALAGLSSLLR
- a CDS encoding MFS transporter — encoded protein: MKKAVPPAVYVLAAGVFAMVTSEFTVAGLMPQLAEGLGTGIPQIGYLVTIFAVAMAVGGPLLTYALLKVPPKSALMAIFAVFLVGNVIAALATGYPMMVLARIISGAAAQAFFGIAVSMGVQLVDERVRGRAVAVVMNGLMLGTLLGLPLAIFVGGRFGWQTAFWTISAITLVAAILTLAFVSNPAAPAGGGVEPAASTRSDVAVLRKPQFLLALASSTLIIGATFSVFSFLTPILTEVTGFSDSLVPVLVLVYGAATLVGNLVVGRLADKHTISTLLFGTALNALFLTGFALFTDIPSLALVFMLGIGLVGVTMNPAMAVRIQRAGSTAPLVNTIHGSFITLGVIIGSAVGSALIPLHGLRAPVVLGVGLAVLAIAAILPALASPYLRRGAPDDASEAESDRSVLSALTSDI
- a CDS encoding DUF397 domain-containing protein gives rise to the protein MSTTPLAWFKSSYSGGDGDSCVEVGLEWHKSSYSSAEGDSCVEVATCPSTVHVRDSKLDESPQLALTPTTWSHFLAYASQD
- a CDS encoding polysaccharide deacetylase family protein, with protein sequence MALTFDDGPTDRTTAYLKALRDAGRVRATFFVTGTLADGQRAGTRRIVAEGHQVGNHSYTHPDLVQLDAATAFAELRDTSRVVRTQTGRAPTLFRPPFGSTDARTRRDAARLGMTEVIWTADTVDWSGIPTETIVANALTVKPGGIILMHDGLPTTLAAIPKIVQGLAERGLCPGRIVYSPTPVEAWPGLTFHAKAAPWR
- a CDS encoding DUF397 domain-containing protein, which produces MSTTPLAWFKSSYSSGSGDECVEVALEWHKSSYSSGSSGDCVEVATCPSTVHVRDSKLDASPQLALTPTTWSHFLAYAARG
- a CDS encoding Scr1 family TA system antitoxin-like transcriptional regulator yields the protein MTDGTDSIDSPTYGTFGNGGGGRSGGEPEPQYILRMFGEVVKTFRRRARLTQEQFAPFVGYSPETVASIEQGRWLPPPDVAERADSLLDAFGVILAAAKHLTRRKGLASWFRQWAELELSALSLYTYECRLIPGLLQTATYARTLFTDQLPPLADEQVEAQLAARLDRQQLLRERPNTAFSFILEEHLLLRDLGGEEVTRELLDHILDLSELRNVDVQIMPLVRHHHAGLHGPMRLLETPDHQWYGYQEGQEHGQFVSAPKVISALQMRCASMRSQALSLDDSQSLMRRMRGAR
- a CDS encoding ATP-binding protein is translated as MEAPTTTQPPVTVRVFKRQFDADPRGARLARRVGLHKLHTWGIPYLSDASESAALIIGELTANAATHGRVPGRDFELRLSYLPGDPQVPGLLRIEVSDTRGECRPPGPGEVAAPEDGSDIGRGLLIVDALADRWAVLDRNPGKTVRVELDLLY
- a CDS encoding tetratricopeptide repeat protein, producing METWRQFRSDLAELLAAGGVTRRQMLEAAESSAAGSRRGAVPDFAAIKRSTLYGYLKESDDPVGNGDWHVIENVLRCVASLAEANGQPLDIDHRSWERDWQRLVDQRHTRRSPGEPHSWIGSWDGAADAVLAHSSAPEFAVWPQGRSRLDLLSRAVAALSSAYEPHLAKAAAQRLVDAAGAELGAADPKTLAARHALAFWTGETGDATRALELTERLLSDCREHLGSAHILTRLAALREALWNCYAGHWHEANRRYIAVVSGEAGHPDRDPRIWLLARWGMARTGGRTGNWRHAEGELADLLPSVVETFGADHPATFSAEAAHAWAAGRSGRPAEACSLLENLATRAETALGPNHPISLRIRTASAHWTHAVGSTAEALRMAASAREACDSLLGTAHPISIQAAEAESLCLLETDAEAGRAGLADVLSRMRQRLGPDHPQTLQAASNLAAARATADGSGVDPGEFENISERMGDALGEGHPNTLRTRANVAIAVLNSRGPVAALPLFRKTCSAFRKVLGDDHPETVTSRDLLAEVEEQVRESEDVPRVQPGRPCHSGGPSYYTGFHDGGGQSSDRAVKCGVDPVVWTPTRTGPGDRAEAEPDDNRSTPRVRQNGFDILAAVASLPVSTWSYRGEENVRHLGPMAQDWYAAFGLGPDDRSIHMIDANGVAIVAMQALHRMVQNLQREVESLRGGPDAAETSKTPEDDRRMP